One Candidatus Thermodiscus eudorianus DNA segment encodes these proteins:
- a CDS encoding phosphoadenosine phosphosulfate reductase family protein has translation MARSRGPDAWPVRGETYWCQELNIPMVGRECPDGGRGQFVNVTDPGDVRPAFSYDLKRLEDGYRFETGSLNGFDMLRGYSVVVFNKVPFMDLMYEVVADGRIIGRLYWDPQVEHWRFRFSYPGIARVWHLEPLPRIKVNGSAKTLKRKWIYENTLGLPPGAQVAFEDVEGEPLGIGYVHPESGKVKVHTIFWRRPEPYASKRRSTWSDVIKANDYYLYYHSARAVKFIHVMNEKVNKPVIVSYSGGKDSLAALNLTLEAGIKPYVLFNDTGIELPETRESVARIVEEKGLELLVADAGDAFWRAVEAIGPPGKDYRWCCKVTKLAPLSRLLQERFPDGALNIVGQRAYESLDRARSPRVWRNRWLPQILNISPIQYWTQLLVWLYIWSRRLPYNPLYERGFDRIGCFMCPAAFTAEYRHVEETHPDLWRKWEGVLWRWAERIGLEGPSATLWVRKGLWRWLTPAPQKGRLARRIGLNIGDWKSYYKKWLRPSLKYFAYGEGARAELDEPLPVESIEDQYTVLGSFKVESRREDEIVLKGPSRVKVVFTGDRIEVEGAKGVLARELALDTLKLAFRWYACAGCKACEASCPTGAIKVVREGDGYRPIVDEATCIHCKLCLDNCPLADVTVERIYSALALGEPTAWRRAGRRSRESVIRRYLELKGYKIPSSDAKMVDEDTLTMPPGLAMEEEGNG, from the coding sequence GTGGCGAGGAGCCGAGGGCCCGACGCGTGGCCGGTGAGAGGAGAGACCTACTGGTGCCAAGAGCTGAACATACCCATGGTAGGCCGGGAGTGCCCCGATGGCGGTAGAGGCCAGTTTGTAAACGTGACGGATCCAGGAGACGTGAGGCCTGCTTTCAGCTACGACTTGAAGCGGCTTGAAGACGGGTACAGGTTCGAGACGGGATCCCTCAACGGCTTCGACATGCTCAGGGGATACAGCGTAGTGGTCTTCAACAAGGTGCCCTTCATGGACCTAATGTACGAGGTAGTGGCCGACGGCAGGATAATAGGAAGGCTCTACTGGGACCCTCAAGTAGAGCATTGGAGGTTCCGCTTCTCCTATCCAGGCATAGCCCGCGTATGGCACCTCGAACCGCTACCCAGGATCAAGGTAAACGGCTCCGCGAAGACCCTGAAGAGGAAGTGGATCTATGAGAACACCCTGGGCCTGCCCCCTGGGGCACAGGTTGCATTCGAAGACGTTGAAGGCGAGCCTCTAGGCATCGGCTACGTCCACCCGGAGAGTGGTAAGGTCAAGGTCCATACCATATTCTGGAGGCGCCCTGAGCCGTACGCCTCTAAGAGGAGGTCTACGTGGAGCGACGTTATCAAAGCCAACGACTACTACCTCTACTATCACTCGGCCAGGGCGGTCAAATTCATACATGTTATGAACGAGAAGGTGAATAAACCAGTCATTGTATCCTACAGTGGGGGCAAGGATAGCCTAGCGGCGCTAAACCTGACGCTAGAGGCCGGGATAAAGCCCTACGTCCTATTCAACGACACCGGAATAGAGCTACCGGAGACCAGGGAATCCGTTGCCAGGATAGTCGAGGAGAAGGGCCTCGAACTACTGGTAGCCGACGCGGGGGACGCGTTCTGGAGGGCCGTAGAAGCCATCGGCCCGCCTGGCAAAGACTATAGGTGGTGTTGCAAGGTTACAAAGCTAGCACCACTCTCCAGGCTACTCCAGGAGAGGTTCCCAGACGGGGCCCTCAACATAGTCGGCCAGAGAGCCTATGAAAGCCTCGACAGGGCCAGGAGTCCACGCGTCTGGAGGAACAGGTGGCTGCCCCAGATACTAAACATATCGCCGATACAGTACTGGACGCAGCTACTGGTCTGGCTCTACATATGGTCCAGGAGGCTCCCCTACAACCCGCTATACGAGAGGGGCTTCGACAGGATAGGATGCTTCATGTGTCCCGCAGCCTTCACGGCAGAGTACAGGCACGTCGAGGAGACACACCCGGACCTCTGGAGGAAGTGGGAGGGCGTGCTTTGGAGATGGGCTGAGAGGATAGGGCTAGAGGGTCCCTCTGCGACGCTATGGGTCCGGAAGGGCCTGTGGAGGTGGCTCACCCCAGCGCCCCAAAAAGGGAGGCTGGCTCGGAGGATCGGCCTCAACATAGGCGACTGGAAGTCCTACTATAAGAAGTGGCTGAGGCCCTCCCTCAAATACTTCGCCTACGGCGAGGGCGCCAGGGCCGAGCTAGACGAGCCCCTCCCGGTAGAGAGTATAGAGGACCAGTACACTGTGCTGGGATCCTTCAAGGTAGAGTCCCGTAGAGAGGATGAGATAGTCCTCAAGGGACCCTCCCGGGTCAAGGTAGTCTTCACCGGAGACAGGATAGAGGTCGAGGGGGCTAAGGGGGTCCTGGCCAGGGAGCTGGCTCTCGACACCCTAAAGCTGGCGTTCCGCTGGTATGCGTGCGCAGGCTGTAAAGCGTGCGAGGCGAGCTGTCCCACGGGGGCTATAAAGGTGGTTAGGGAGGGAGACGGGTACAGGCCTATAGTCGATGAAGCAACATGCATTCACTGCAAGCTCTGCCTAGACAACTGTCCCCTAGCCGATGTGACAGTGGAGAGGATATACTCGGCCCTGGCGCTGGGCGAGCCGACCGCTTGGAGGAGGGCTGGACGCAGGAGCAGGGAAAGCGTTATACGGAGGTACCTAGAGCTTAAGGGCTACAAGATCCCGAGCAGCGATGCTAAGATGGTCGACGAGGATACCCTGACAATGCCTCCAGGCCTCGCTATGGAAGAGGAGGGTAACGGGTAG
- the albA gene encoding DNA-binding protein Alba, with amino-acid sequence MVCEGAPEVRIGRKPVMNYVLAILTTLMEQGVDKVVVKARGRNINKAVDAVEIVRNRFAKNVKVEACEIGSHEITVTDPNTGQQRTRRVSSIDICIAKEA; translated from the coding sequence ATGGTATGTGAGGGAGCACCTGAGGTAAGGATCGGTAGGAAGCCCGTAATGAACTACGTACTGGCCATCCTGACGACCCTCATGGAGCAGGGCGTCGACAAGGTGGTAGTCAAGGCAAGGGGCCGCAACATCAACAAGGCCGTAGACGCCGTCGAGATAGTGAGGAACAGGTTCGCCAAGAACGTCAAAGTAGAGGCCTGCGAGATCGGCAGCCACGAGATAACAGTGACCGACCCCAACACCGGCCAGCAGAGGACCAGGAGAGTCAGCAGCATCGACATCTGCATCGCCAAGGAAGCCTAA
- a CDS encoding sulfite exporter TauE/SafE family protein — translation MTTLFDAVIFLSFGFLGGFLGSVLGVGGGSLMTPLLLLAGYDILTAVPASLLAIVGTSIGGLYVYEERNLINYEFAIYAEAVTIPGSITGVMIATAGFERIMRLTLAAVLVVISMSMARTAVLKQAAASSSRAKRRPVIGFTAMYAAGLVSALAGIGGGILKVPVLNRLLGIDVKEAVATSKLMVGITGAASALGYYASGYMNSCLALSLLAGSLVGGLAGSSTGVRLSGRAITVAFSIFLAVMAVVVVVRG, via the coding sequence TTGACTACCCTATTCGACGCTGTGATCTTCCTGTCCTTCGGCTTCCTGGGGGGCTTCCTAGGCTCTGTACTAGGCGTTGGCGGTGGCTCCCTAATGACTCCACTACTACTGTTGGCCGGCTATGATATATTGACGGCCGTACCAGCGAGCTTACTCGCAATAGTCGGGACCAGCATCGGCGGCCTCTACGTTTACGAGGAGAGGAATCTGATCAACTATGAGTTCGCTATCTACGCCGAGGCAGTCACGATACCTGGGAGTATTACTGGGGTGATGATAGCCACCGCCGGGTTCGAGAGGATAATGAGGCTCACGCTGGCGGCGGTTCTGGTAGTTATAAGCATGTCCATGGCTAGGACAGCGGTTCTGAAACAAGCCGCTGCCTCTTCGAGCAGGGCTAAGAGGAGGCCTGTGATAGGGTTTACAGCCATGTACGCCGCCGGCCTAGTGTCCGCGCTAGCCGGTATAGGCGGCGGTATATTGAAGGTCCCCGTCTTGAATAGGCTACTGGGTATAGACGTCAAGGAGGCTGTGGCGACTAGCAAGCTTATGGTCGGGATAACGGGCGCGGCTAGCGCCCTCGGATACTACGCCAGTGGCTACATGAACTCGTGCCTAGCGTTATCCCTCCTGGCGGGGTCCCTGGTAGGAGGCCTTGCTGGCAGCTCGACTGGCGTGCGCTTGTCTGGTAGAGCAATTACAGTCGCGTTCTCAATATTCCTGGCGGTCATGGCAGTGGTAGTAGTGGTAAGGGGGTGA
- a CDS encoding MoaD/ThiS family protein — protein sequence MRVIVKYFGYLSDYAGGREQVVNAAEGSRIRDVIKLPPDVSIEDLVILRNGRPAKPDEEVQDGDTISVLPHISGGQPS from the coding sequence ATGAGGGTCATTGTAAAGTACTTCGGATACCTCTCCGACTATGCAGGAGGCCGAGAGCAAGTAGTTAACGCCGCTGAGGGGTCGAGGATAAGGGATGTAATCAAGCTCCCTCCAGATGTCAGCATCGAGGACCTAGTGATACTGAGGAATGGGAGGCCCGCGAAGCCCGACGAGGAAGTACAGGACGGAGATACAATATCCGTTCTACCACACATAAGCGGGGGCCAGCCCAGCTAG
- a CDS encoding radical SAM protein: MRVAIVDGYNDEPGGLGVPPYVDVYPRLIAGSIWLVDKTARVDYITVDQFRRNEDLLARRMHGYDIVVFIAGVVVPGKYIGGTPARPVELARWARSIEGPLKILVGPAARWGMGFEGGKPAYPPRYFTDSGFDILVRGDLEEYFYDLARHGPEKANPYRLRRDYRLYEEAARLGSRIVRQHPRLGWGLIAEIETYRGCARWVSGGCSFCVEPLRGRPIQRDPRDIVNEVEALYRWGVRAFRLGRQADILVYGSEELAGAEWPKPNPEALRRIFHGIRTVSPGLEVLHIDNVNPGTIARHPEESLEALKIIVEYHTDGDVAAMGVETADPRVAEANNLNTTPEEALYAIELVNKIGQRRGPSGLPHLLPGINFILGLPGETSETYRLNRLFLEELLRRNLLVRRVNIRRLLPLPSTRVSRMKHGIRGRREKHARSFVHWVRSFFDREMLRRIAPRGTLLRGLWVEECSGAGYCYARQTGSYPLTVMIPCRSLYRHEFLDRVVVTGVHSARSLEGLPVPVAPGSRRKVLAKARELGIVRGGPWSRLC; the protein is encoded by the coding sequence TTGAGGGTAGCCATAGTAGATGGATATAATGATGAGCCCGGAGGGCTGGGGGTCCCTCCCTACGTAGACGTATATCCGAGGCTCATAGCCGGTAGTATATGGCTGGTGGACAAGACTGCTAGGGTCGATTACATAACTGTAGACCAGTTCAGGAGGAATGAAGACCTGCTAGCTAGGAGGATGCATGGATACGACATAGTCGTTTTCATAGCAGGCGTGGTAGTGCCGGGCAAATATATCGGAGGGACCCCGGCGAGGCCCGTGGAACTAGCTCGATGGGCTAGGTCTATAGAGGGACCCCTAAAGATCCTAGTGGGCCCGGCGGCGAGGTGGGGCATGGGCTTCGAGGGAGGTAAGCCAGCCTATCCTCCACGGTATTTCACGGATTCGGGCTTCGATATACTGGTTAGGGGTGACTTAGAGGAGTACTTCTACGACCTAGCCCGCCACGGGCCAGAGAAGGCCAACCCGTACCGCCTGCGCAGGGACTATAGACTCTACGAGGAGGCTGCTAGGCTAGGCTCCCGGATAGTGCGGCAGCACCCAAGGCTCGGATGGGGCCTCATAGCGGAGATCGAAACCTACAGGGGCTGTGCCAGGTGGGTCAGCGGAGGCTGCAGCTTCTGCGTTGAGCCGTTGAGGGGTAGGCCTATCCAGAGGGACCCTAGGGATATAGTGAACGAGGTCGAGGCCCTCTATAGATGGGGCGTACGTGCCTTCCGGCTGGGGAGGCAGGCCGACATACTCGTCTACGGCTCGGAGGAGCTGGCTGGTGCAGAGTGGCCGAAGCCTAACCCGGAAGCCCTGAGGAGGATCTTCCACGGCATAAGGACAGTGTCCCCGGGGCTTGAGGTATTACACATAGATAACGTTAACCCGGGGACTATAGCCCGCCACCCCGAGGAGAGCCTGGAGGCGTTGAAGATCATAGTAGAGTACCACACCGACGGGGACGTCGCTGCCATGGGCGTCGAGACAGCGGATCCCCGCGTCGCCGAGGCTAACAATCTGAATACGACTCCCGAGGAGGCCCTATACGCCATAGAACTGGTTAACAAGATCGGCCAACGCAGGGGTCCCTCGGGGCTACCGCACCTACTGCCCGGGATAAACTTCATACTGGGCCTGCCCGGCGAGACTAGCGAAACCTACAGGCTCAACCGCCTCTTCCTAGAGGAACTCCTCCGGAGGAACCTGCTCGTGAGGAGAGTCAACATACGGCGCCTCCTACCACTCCCGTCAACACGCGTGTCCAGGATGAAGCATGGCATACGGGGGAGACGCGAGAAACATGCCAGGAGCTTCGTACACTGGGTTAGGAGCTTCTTCGACAGGGAGATGCTTAGGAGGATTGCGCCGCGGGGCACGTTGCTCCGGGGTCTTTGGGTCGAGGAGTGTAGTGGTGCAGGTTACTGCTATGCGAGGCAGACTGGGAGCTATCCCTTGACCGTGATGATACCCTGCAGGAGCCTCTATAGACATGAGTTCCTCGACAGGGTCGTGGTTACCGGAGTTCACTCCGCCAGGAGCCTTGAGGGCCTACCAGTGCCAGTCGCCCCGGGGTCCCGAAGGAAAGTGCTGGCAAAGGCCAGGGAGCTAGGCATAGTTAGAGGTGGGCCGTGGAGCCGTCTTTGCTAG
- a CDS encoding DUF2286 domain-containing protein produces METIVIRAEYGKVVESSVVEGDLYKVVKEEARQALEEWQPAASDFVIARDFREVEIKLPINPDLYDRLRDMGVPLSRSGGKAYATIPIVLISFDSEMISEEEYQEKKIYIIAPYIDEGFKLELEKEAATLTSPREAPEGISEL; encoded by the coding sequence ATGGAGACGATAGTTATCAGGGCGGAGTACGGTAAAGTCGTTGAATCCAGCGTCGTCGAGGGAGACCTCTACAAGGTAGTCAAGGAGGAGGCCCGACAGGCGCTGGAGGAGTGGCAGCCCGCGGCCAGTGACTTCGTCATCGCCAGGGACTTCAGGGAGGTCGAGATCAAGCTGCCTATAAACCCGGATCTCTACGATAGGCTCAGAGACATGGGAGTCCCCCTCTCTAGGTCTGGCGGCAAGGCTTACGCGACCATACCAATAGTCCTCATCAGCTTCGACAGCGAGATGATTAGCGAGGAGGAGTACCAGGAGAAGAAGATCTATATAATAGCTCCATACATCGATGAGGGCTTCAAGCTAGAGCTTGAGAAGGAGGCGGCTACACTAACGTCGCCCCGGGAGGCTCCGGAGGGGATCAGCGAGCTCTGA